A window from bacterium encodes these proteins:
- a CDS encoding glycoside hydrolase family 2 protein, protein MNSIDLNGVWEFQPDWHSPRISQLPGGLLQKDEWLPASVPGTLHTDLLAAEKIPDPFYRDNEWQVQWVAEIGWRYRRTFHVPADFLSRTAIQFAADGLDTFAAIFINGRQAAETANMFVPHRFEVKPLLRPGENEIEIRFDSPMQRAQELEARYGKLPVALESYRVYARKAQYSFSWDWGPKLATSGIWRSIRLEGHQHLRIQNLFAEVHLDHDLQRARVLAKIAVEKFTASPVEFVVEISGPNFRVSKQASTSETNLVEEFSIDQPHLWWPTGYGEQLLYELKVRARVDGETEDEQTTRFGIRRLELVREPDAGGESFLFRLNNVPIFCKGADWIPADSFIPRIANEKYRALLSMAREANMNMLRIWGGGIYEQKIFYDLCDELGILVWQDFMFACGGYPDYPEFTDNVRREIATVVKQLRNHPCVVLWCGNNENEWIWKMETRRSYREMPGVSLFEKIIPEICAEHDPTRPYWQSSPFGGNDPNSESEGDRHQWNIWSNWVDPAAVAKDRGRFLSEFGFQAPATLSTWEKFLTPEDLQPQSAVFEHHNKQVEGSERLFRFLAGFVSMPHDFEDFVFKTQVVQAEALKTMVEHWRREKFHTAGALFWQLNDCWPVSSWAVIDSELQPKAAYWYARRFFAPLLVSFKPAGKFIEVWATNDALVTIAAEFEFEVLSFAGEVSWARHERVLIPANLSLRLAAPAFAELLQIDPRRQYLRARLRQNGHVVAENRHFFCRYKHLQLPPPHLAWQLKKTDEQNWEVQVKSDCFVKALALPEPPAGATLTENYFDLDADCEMVIALKDLPATQMLAADSLGWRWLS, encoded by the coding sequence ATGAACTCAATCGATCTGAACGGTGTTTGGGAATTTCAACCCGATTGGCATTCGCCGCGAATCAGCCAATTGCCGGGTGGACTTTTACAAAAGGACGAGTGGTTGCCGGCGAGCGTGCCGGGTACGCTGCACACGGATTTGCTGGCCGCTGAAAAAATTCCTGATCCGTTCTATCGCGACAACGAATGGCAGGTACAATGGGTGGCGGAAATCGGCTGGCGTTATCGGCGCACTTTTCACGTGCCGGCAGACTTTCTATCGCGCACCGCCATTCAGTTTGCGGCAGATGGACTAGATACGTTCGCGGCCATTTTCATCAACGGCCGGCAGGCGGCCGAAACGGCGAACATGTTTGTTCCGCACCGGTTTGAAGTGAAACCGTTGCTGCGGCCTGGTGAAAATGAAATCGAAATTCGTTTTGATTCGCCCATGCAGCGGGCGCAAGAGTTGGAAGCGCGTTACGGCAAGTTGCCGGTGGCGCTGGAGAGTTATCGGGTTTATGCCCGCAAAGCGCAGTACTCTTTCAGTTGGGATTGGGGCCCGAAGCTGGCAACCAGCGGCATCTGGCGATCGATTCGACTCGAAGGCCACCAACACTTGCGCATTCAAAATCTCTTCGCAGAGGTTCACCTCGATCACGATTTGCAGCGCGCTCGCGTGCTGGCAAAGATCGCAGTTGAAAAATTCACTGCAAGCCCTGTGGAATTTGTCGTGGAAATTTCCGGTCCGAATTTTCGCGTGAGCAAGCAGGCGAGCACTTCTGAAACAAATCTTGTGGAGGAGTTTTCAATTGACCAACCGCATTTATGGTGGCCAACCGGCTATGGCGAGCAGCTTTTGTATGAATTGAAAGTGCGCGCTCGCGTCGATGGTGAAACCGAAGACGAGCAGACAACTCGCTTTGGCATCCGCCGGCTCGAGCTGGTGCGCGAGCCGGATGCCGGCGGCGAATCTTTTCTGTTTCGTCTCAATAACGTGCCCATCTTTTGCAAAGGCGCCGATTGGATTCCGGCGGATTCATTCATCCCGCGTATTGCAAACGAAAAGTACCGCGCCTTGTTGAGCATGGCCCGCGAGGCCAACATGAACATGCTGCGCATTTGGGGCGGCGGCATTTACGAGCAGAAGATCTTTTATGATCTCTGTGACGAGCTGGGCATTTTGGTGTGGCAGGATTTTATGTTTGCCTGCGGTGGTTATCCGGACTATCCGGAATTTACCGATAATGTGCGGCGCGAAATCGCGACGGTTGTCAAGCAACTGCGCAACCATCCCTGCGTCGTCTTGTGGTGTGGCAATAACGAGAACGAGTGGATTTGGAAAATGGAAACACGGCGCTCGTATCGTGAGATGCCGGGTGTTTCCCTGTTCGAAAAGATCATTCCGGAGATTTGCGCCGAGCATGATCCAACGCGGCCCTATTGGCAAAGCTCGCCTTTCGGCGGTAATGATCCCAATTCGGAATCGGAAGGTGATCGTCACCAATGGAACATCTGGAGCAACTGGGTTGATCCGGCAGCGGTGGCCAAAGATCGCGGCCGTTTTCTTTCGGAGTTTGGTTTTCAAGCGCCGGCGACATTGTCAACGTGGGAAAAATTTCTCACGCCCGAAGATCTGCAGCCGCAAAGCGCGGTGTTCGAGCATCACAACAAGCAGGTGGAGGGTTCGGAACGGCTCTTTCGTTTCCTGGCCGGTTTTGTGAGCATGCCGCATGATTTTGAAGATTTCGTTTTCAAAACGCAAGTTGTGCAGGCGGAAGCGCTGAAGACGATGGTGGAACATTGGCGCCGCGAGAAATTTCACACGGCCGGTGCGCTGTTCTGGCAATTGAATGACTGCTGGCCGGTGTCAAGCTGGGCGGTGATTGATAGCGAATTGCAGCCCAAAGCCGCGTATTGGTATGCGCGCCGCTTCTTCGCGCCGTTATTGGTGAGTTTCAAACCTGCCGGCAAGTTCATCGAAGTCTGGGCGACCAATGACGCGCTCGTCACCATCGCGGCTGAGTTCGAGTTCGAGGTTCTCAGTTTTGCGGGAGAAGTGAGTTGGGCGCGTCACGAGCGCGTGCTGATTCCGGCGAATCTTTCACTGCGGCTGGCGGCTCCGGCTTTCGCCGAACTTTTGCAGATCGATCCGCGCCGGCAATACCTGCGCGCGCGGCTGCGGCAGAATGGACACGTGGTTGCGGAGAATCGCCATTTCTTTTGCCGCTACAAACATCTGCAACTGCCACCGCCGCATCTCGCTTGGCAGCTCAAGAAAACGGATGAACAAAATTGGGAGGTGCAAGTCAAATCCGATTGTTTCGTCAAGGCGCTCGCGCTGCCCGAACCGCCTGCAGGCGCGACGTTGACGGAAAATTACTTCGATCTGGATGCCGACTGCGAAATGGTGATAGCGTTGAAAGACTTGCCGGCAACACAAATGCTCGCAGCGGACAGCTTGGGATGGAGGTGGCTCAGTTAG
- a CDS encoding glycosidase codes for MFKLQRVGNAVLEPIKENAWESQAVFNPAAIREGEHVLMIYRAVEGDNYSTLGYAKLDRSGKILERWPEPILRREASHEKRGIEDPRIAEFDGRYYLVYVAYDGVTVRTCLASTTDFNRIEKHGIIIPDLWDKDAMLFPELVKGKLILMHRLEPNIQLAFFNDMEHLLKPEKDYWEKHVAALDKYTAMRPQFWWEAKKIGGGAPPIPTKEGWLVIYHGVDDKLVYRAGAALLDHENPLRVIARFPDPILEPERHFEKVGDVPNVVFPTGTALFDDELLIYYGGADKAIGMAKASFEELLHELKRFKV; via the coding sequence ATGTTCAAGTTGCAACGCGTCGGCAACGCTGTCCTCGAACCGATCAAAGAAAACGCCTGGGAATCACAAGCGGTGTTCAATCCCGCCGCGATCCGCGAGGGCGAACATGTGCTGATGATTTATCGCGCCGTCGAAGGCGACAACTATTCGACGCTGGGCTACGCCAAACTCGACCGCAGCGGCAAAATTTTGGAGCGTTGGCCGGAACCGATTCTTCGCCGTGAGGCCTCACACGAGAAACGTGGCATTGAAGACCCGCGCATTGCAGAATTCGACGGTCGTTACTATTTGGTTTATGTCGCGTACGACGGCGTGACGGTGCGCACCTGCCTGGCCTCGACGACCGATTTCAACAGAATTGAGAAGCACGGCATTATTATCCCGGATTTGTGGGACAAGGACGCGATGCTCTTTCCGGAACTGGTCAAGGGCAAATTGATTCTGATGCACCGCCTCGAGCCGAATATTCAACTCGCCTTTTTCAATGATATGGAACATCTGCTGAAGCCGGAAAAAGATTACTGGGAGAAGCATGTAGCGGCGTTGGACAAATACACGGCCATGCGTCCGCAGTTTTGGTGGGAAGCAAAAAAGATCGGCGGTGGCGCTCCGCCGATTCCAACAAAAGAGGGATGGCTGGTCATCTATCACGGCGTCGATGACAAACTGGTTTATCGCGCCGGCGCGGCGTTGTTGGATCATGAGAATCCGTTGCGCGTCATCGCGCGCTTCCCCGATCCCATTCTCGAGCCGGAACGCCACTTCGAAAAAGTCGGCGACGTGCCCAACGTGGTTTTCCCGACTGGCACCGCGCTGTTTGATGACGAGTTGCTGATTTATTACGGCGGCGCGGACAAAGCGATCGGCATGGCCAAAGCCAGTTTCGAAGAGTTGTTGCATGAACTCAAACGCTTCAAAGTGTGA
- a CDS encoding LytTR family DNA-binding domain-containing protein, translated as MQAIIVDDEWLVRSELKMMLASHPEIVVIGEAGSVAQAIPLIQKNSPDVIFLDIQLPGASGFDLLDQVETGARIIFITAYDKYALRAFEVNALDYLLKPISTERLAKAIKRLGSNEPPTPQPGKRVAYDDVIYVIVNGALKFIKLSLLKCLTAEGNYSYLYYADKPRALVSKTLQEWEDLLPEKHFVRIHRSAIVNFDYVEQVKKCKNYTQEVFIHGLATPFIMSRRYASKLKHLLPF; from the coding sequence TTGCAAGCCATCATTGTTGATGACGAGTGGCTGGTGCGCTCGGAGCTGAAAATGATGCTGGCCAGCCATCCGGAGATTGTCGTGATCGGCGAGGCCGGCAGCGTCGCCCAAGCCATTCCTTTGATACAGAAAAACTCGCCGGACGTGATCTTTCTGGATATTCAGTTGCCGGGAGCCTCGGGTTTCGATTTGCTCGATCAAGTCGAAACGGGGGCGCGCATCATTTTTATCACCGCCTACGACAAATACGCGCTGCGCGCCTTCGAAGTGAATGCGCTCGACTATTTGCTCAAACCGATCAGCACAGAGCGCTTGGCGAAAGCCATCAAGCGACTGGGCTCGAATGAGCCGCCCACGCCGCAGCCGGGCAAGAGAGTCGCGTATGACGACGTGATCTACGTGATTGTCAACGGCGCGCTGAAGTTCATCAAACTGTCGTTGCTGAAGTGCCTCACCGCCGAGGGCAATTATTCCTACCTCTACTATGCCGACAAGCCGCGCGCGCTGGTTTCAAAGACGCTGCAGGAGTGGGAAGACCTGCTGCCGGAAAAGCACTTCGTGCGGATTCACCGCTCCGCCATCGTGAATTTTGACTATGTGGAGCAGGTGAAGAAATGCAAAAACTACACGCAAGAGGTTTTCATCCACGGCCTGGCAACGCCGTTCATCATGAGCCGGCGTTATGCTTCCAAGCTGAAGCATCTGCTGCCGTTTTAG
- a CDS encoding sugar ABC transporter permease — MRRRNHTGYLFVTPYALHFAIFIGFPLVFSLVLLFHRWDIVSPMVWVGLDNFAKLFHDNLFWQAMLNTGVFLLLHIPLQLVVALFLAIQLNQRIKLRGFFRAAFFLPVVVSGVVIAILWDQLYAKDTGVLNALLTQIGLPKIGWLTEPKMAMPSIALMATWKNVGLYIVLFLVGLQSVPPQMYEAASIDGAGAWQKFRRVTLPMLNPTIFMVVILSTIGGFSLFIEPYVMTGGGPMNRTLSAMLYIYKQGFFFYHMGYAATLGFAFAVIVLMVVLVQRRLVERE; from the coding sequence ATGCGCCGTCGCAATCACACAGGCTATTTGTTTGTCACCCCCTACGCGCTGCATTTCGCCATTTTCATTGGCTTCCCGCTCGTGTTCTCGCTGGTGCTGCTCTTTCACCGCTGGGACATTGTGTCGCCGATGGTGTGGGTGGGCTTGGATAACTTTGCCAAACTTTTTCACGACAATCTGTTTTGGCAGGCGATGCTGAACACCGGCGTCTTCCTGCTGTTGCACATTCCGCTGCAGCTCGTCGTCGCGTTGTTTCTGGCCATTCAGTTGAATCAGCGCATCAAATTGCGGGGATTTTTCCGCGCCGCGTTCTTTCTGCCGGTGGTCGTGAGCGGCGTGGTCATTGCGATTCTGTGGGATCAGCTTTATGCCAAAGACACCGGTGTGCTCAATGCGTTGCTGACGCAAATCGGTTTGCCGAAAATCGGCTGGCTGACCGAGCCGAAGATGGCCATGCCGTCGATTGCGCTCATGGCCACGTGGAAAAACGTCGGGTTGTATATCGTGCTCTTTCTGGTCGGCCTGCAAAGCGTACCGCCGCAGATGTACGAAGCCGCCAGCATCGATGGCGCCGGCGCCTGGCAAAAATTCCGGCGCGTCACGCTGCCGATGCTGAATCCCACGATCTTCATGGTCGTTATTCTCTCCACCATTGGCGGCTTTTCACTTTTCATCGAGCCGTATGTCATGACCGGCGGCGGCCCGATGAATCGCACGCTTTCGGCGATGCTTTACATTTACAAGCAGGGATTTTTCTTCTATCACATGGGTTATGCCGCCACCTTGGGATTCGCGTTCGCGGTGATTGTGCTGATGGTGGTCCTCGTGCAGCGGCGACTGGTGGAAAGAGAATGA
- a CDS encoding cytochrome c, producing the protein MTPPSKKVFFLFLAGFFGLLLTTVTINLAFYNATSAAVQDDGSAGHALMKKYGCFSCHKLHGMGSTVGPALDDVGTRREVDWMARWIKNPNAIKSNTRMPPFFYLPDEQIRIIAEYLSQQRSAERKKP; encoded by the coding sequence ATGACCCCACCGAGCAAAAAGGTTTTCTTCCTGTTCCTGGCTGGATTCTTCGGCTTGTTGCTGACGACGGTAACGATCAATCTCGCGTTTTACAACGCCACCAGCGCAGCCGTCCAGGATGACGGCAGCGCAGGCCACGCGCTGATGAAGAAATACGGCTGCTTTTCCTGTCACAAGCTGCATGGCATGGGCAGCACGGTCGGGCCTGCCCTTGATGACGTCGGTACAAGACGTGAGGTGGACTGGATGGCGCGCTGGATCAAGAATCCCAATGCCATCAAAAGCAACACGCGCATGCCGCCGTTCTTTTATCTGCCCGATGAGCAGATTCGAATCATCGCCGAATATCTGAGCCAGCAACGCAGCGCAGAAAGAAAAAAACCATGA
- a CDS encoding glycoside hydrolase family 9 protein: MAIIHIYSEYPDYQWVDDSDEGIACVDDAARAAVVYLRHFEVTGDTTSLWRARKLIDFCRYMQAEDGLFYNFIFADHSINRDGHTSFKSLGWWAARGVWALGEGCRVFRDRDPAYARRLQQHVQKTFAHLDTLLQHYPAMDTINGFNVPRWLLYNSAGDATSELVLGLAAYYRAMNDPRVKTYLEKFGEAFVAMQLGDENHFPFGAMLSWQDLWHGWANGQTQALATIAALVQREDFLAVAKREAEFFFPYLQQENFPREMQFARDGNQIHATKTERYSQIAYALRPMIVGALRLAESTNDPHFAELAADLAQWFFGKNAAQAQMYDPKTGRGFDGILSEKEINRNAGAESTIEALYAILELEANPVARQKLYEKMESME, from the coding sequence ATGGCCATCATCCACATCTATTCGGAATATCCCGACTACCAATGGGTTGATGACAGTGACGAAGGCATTGCGTGCGTCGATGATGCGGCCCGCGCGGCCGTGGTTTATTTGCGGCATTTTGAAGTCACCGGCGATACGACGAGCTTGTGGCGTGCGCGCAAGCTGATCGATTTTTGCCGCTATATGCAAGCCGAGGACGGCTTGTTTTATAATTTCATTTTTGCCGATCATTCCATCAATCGCGACGGCCACACTAGTTTCAAAAGTCTTGGCTGGTGGGCGGCGCGCGGCGTGTGGGCGCTGGGCGAGGGCTGTCGCGTTTTCCGCGATCGCGATCCGGCTTATGCCAGGCGCTTGCAGCAGCACGTGCAGAAAACTTTTGCGCATCTCGACACGCTGTTGCAACACTATCCGGCCATGGATACCATCAACGGCTTCAACGTGCCGCGCTGGCTGCTGTACAACTCCGCCGGCGACGCCACTTCCGAGCTGGTGCTCGGTTTGGCCGCCTACTATCGCGCCATGAATGATCCGCGGGTCAAAACCTATTTGGAAAAATTCGGTGAGGCGTTTGTGGCCATGCAGCTTGGCGACGAGAATCACTTTCCATTCGGCGCAATGCTTTCATGGCAGGATCTCTGGCACGGTTGGGCCAATGGCCAAACGCAGGCGCTGGCAACGATTGCCGCGCTGGTGCAGCGGGAAGATTTTCTCGCCGTGGCAAAACGTGAAGCCGAATTCTTCTTCCCGTATTTGCAGCAAGAAAACTTCCCGCGTGAAATGCAATTTGCCCGAGACGGCAATCAGATTCATGCGACGAAAACCGAGCGTTATTCCCAAATCGCTTACGCGCTACGCCCGATGATCGTCGGTGCGTTGCGTCTCGCCGAAAGCACGAATGACCCGCATTTCGCCGAATTGGCGGCGGATTTGGCGCAGTGGTTTTTCGGAAAGAATGCAGCGCAGGCGCAAATGTATGACCCCAAAACCGGCCGCGGCTTTGACGGCATTCTCTCGGAAAAAGAAATCAACCGCAACGCCGGCGCCGAATCGACGATCGAAGCATTGTACGCTATTCTCGAACTCGAGGCGAATCCGGTGGCGCGGCAAAAGCTGTATGAAAAAATGGAAAGCATGGAGTGA
- a CDS encoding DUF2249 domain-containing protein, whose protein sequence is MNPIPDTQALDVRELPPAKRHPLIFQTFEALAPSEAFVLVNDHDPKPLYYQFMFEQAGRFTWDYLEQGPDVWRVQISKV, encoded by the coding sequence ATGAACCCGATTCCTGACACGCAAGCTTTGGATGTCCGCGAGCTGCCGCCGGCCAAACGCCATCCGCTCATCTTTCAGACGTTTGAAGCGCTCGCGCCCAGCGAGGCTTTTGTCCTGGTGAACGATCACGATCCCAAGCCGCTCTATTATCAGTTCATGTTTGAGCAAGCGGGCCGATTCACATGGGACTATTTGGAGCAGGGACCGGACGTGTGGAGAGTGCAGATCAGCAAGGTATGA
- a CDS encoding iron-sulfur cluster assembly protein: MLTEQDILAKLREVIDPEIGLNIVDLGLIYSIDTNAENQVHVKMTLTTPGCPMHDAMSTWAQRAVAAMPGVAGATVEVVWDPPWNPAMMTDRARAQLGWR; this comes from the coding sequence ATGCTCACCGAACAAGACATTCTCGCCAAACTCCGTGAGGTAATCGATCCTGAAATCGGATTGAATATTGTTGACCTCGGGCTGATCTACAGCATCGACACGAACGCGGAGAATCAGGTCCACGTCAAAATGACGTTGACGACGCCCGGCTGTCCGATGCACGACGCGATGAGTACCTGGGCGCAGAGGGCCGTCGCCGCCATGCCGGGCGTTGCCGGTGCCACGGTCGAAGTGGTGTGGGATCCGCCGTGGAATCCCGCCATGATGACGGACCGCGCCCGCGCGCAGTTGGGGTGGAGATAG
- a CDS encoding carbohydrate ABC transporter permease, translated as MTKVWRYIFLSLAAVVFIYPFLWMLSATLRPENEIGALNLLPSRWTLASYAAVFQKIPLLRAFANSLLVSLSVVASVLLFGSMTGFALSRLQFRGKNVIFMLVIFTMILPVQLTLIPLYILMVKLGWVDTYLALIVPYGINALGVLMFRQAFKTIPQDVIDAARIDGASEFGILFRIFWPLSVPTLITVAILTFMGIWNEVLWPILTIRKSELMVMPQLVALFVTGGAAESQLGVQLAAATLLALPIVIAYAFFQKYFIESMAATGLKE; from the coding sequence ATGACCAAAGTCTGGCGCTACATTTTTCTATCACTCGCAGCCGTCGTTTTCATCTATCCCTTTTTGTGGATGCTCTCCGCCACGCTGCGGCCGGAAAACGAAATCGGCGCGTTGAATTTGTTGCCGTCGCGCTGGACGCTGGCGAGCTATGCGGCCGTCTTTCAGAAAATTCCGCTGCTGCGCGCCTTTGCCAACAGCCTGCTCGTCTCGCTCTCCGTCGTGGCGAGTGTGCTGTTGTTCGGGTCGATGACCGGCTTCGCGCTCTCACGTTTGCAATTTCGCGGCAAGAACGTAATCTTCATGCTGGTCATTTTCACCATGATTCTGCCGGTGCAGTTGACGCTCATTCCACTTTATATTCTCATGGTGAAGCTCGGCTGGGTGGACACCTATCTTGCGCTCATCGTGCCTTATGGCATCAATGCCCTCGGCGTGTTGATGTTTCGTCAGGCATTCAAAACCATTCCGCAGGATGTGATCGATGCCGCGCGCATCGATGGCGCCAGTGAGTTCGGCATTCTCTTTCGCATCTTCTGGCCACTTTCCGTGCCCACCTTGATCACCGTGGCCATTTTGACGTTCATGGGAATCTGGAACGAAGTGTTGTGGCCGATCTTGACGATCCGCAAAAGTGAGCTAATGGTGATGCCGCAGCTTGTGGCGTTGTTCGTCACCGGCGGCGCTGCCGAGAGCCAGCTCGGCGTGCAGTTGGCAGCCGCAACGCTGCTGGCTTTGCCGATAGTGATTGCGTACGCCTTTTTTCAAAAGTATTTTATTGAAAGCATGGCGGCTACAGGATTGAAAGAATAA